The following proteins come from a genomic window of Pseudomonas sp. WJP1:
- a CDS encoding N-acyl homoserine lactonase family protein yields MSIPMYEVFAIRVGANAQRTARENFLYDACCGDPNAPMPLDYYFWVIRNEHQVIVVDTCFQPATADRRNRQMYRLPEDSLRQLDIDPAQVEHLILTHLHWDHAGNLGLFPKATVHLQEAELRFCTGPKMSHHTVNKTYEVEDVMSALPPLFEGRMRLHNGTVEVLPGVTLHAVGGHTPGSQVVRVNTERGWIVLASDAAHLWVNIRERSPFPIIDDLAQSLEAFSEIDRLADSADHVIPGHDPLIAERFPHWNDDPHIICLHQKPI; encoded by the coding sequence ATGTCCATTCCCATGTACGAAGTGTTCGCCATCCGTGTCGGCGCCAACGCGCAGCGCACCGCCCGGGAGAACTTCCTCTACGACGCCTGCTGCGGCGATCCGAATGCGCCGATGCCGCTGGATTATTACTTCTGGGTCATTCGCAACGAGCACCAGGTGATCGTGGTCGATACCTGTTTTCAACCGGCCACGGCGGACCGGCGCAACCGGCAGATGTACCGCCTGCCGGAAGATTCCCTGCGGCAACTGGACATCGATCCGGCGCAGGTCGAGCACCTGATCCTCACGCACCTGCACTGGGACCACGCCGGCAACCTGGGGCTGTTTCCCAAGGCCACGGTGCATTTGCAGGAAGCGGAATTGCGCTTCTGCACCGGGCCGAAGATGAGCCATCACACGGTGAACAAGACCTATGAGGTCGAGGATGTGATGTCGGCGTTGCCGCCGCTGTTCGAAGGAAGGATGCGTTTGCACAACGGCACGGTCGAGGTGCTGCCGGGGGTGACACTGCACGCGGTGGGTGGTCACACACCGGGTAGCCAGGTGGTGCGGGTGAACACCGAACGAGGCTGGATCGTGCTGGCGTCGGACGCGGCGCACTTGTGGGTGAACATCCGCGAGCGTAGTCCGTTTCCAATCATCGATGACCTGGCGCAGTCACTTGAAGCGTTCAGCGAAATCGATCGCCTGGCCGATAGTGCAGACCACGTCATCCCCGGTCACGACCCCTTGATAGCCGAACGTTTCCCGCACTGGAACGACGATCCGCACATCATTTGCCTGCACCAAAAACCAATCTGA
- a CDS encoding DUF4329 domain-containing protein, which translates to MTIDDHGMCVFSGTTPEVTTSRSSTFTDDYVMENSLARVKRTANVTVKLPALSPPFISADDAARFAHEAIGNKREREYGGAILRHEDGRFFATLPIPGDTVLFDHQTMMSTDAQGNFVHPAGFKCYAFYHSHPAHAAKVKEANPSFSDDFVAVVMSFYSEADKYFIIHHRAFAPAHYLSGAENCLLKYVTSGSAAEDQVAKTIREGRAPDSFANFEGPIHELAQAGTLSVVVPNTVWGGRGGQIHPQWTLNTPVATSRTPTEQPFCTQVFDQSAKAVDAVLGFGGTQPDDGCMGFILKAVGKDEYVATQPLSALTPLFSPIELFPQRANGGPKLPSNFRLDGIYYRSRPVAAQRPPRQAWLYDNFFSPQELATAIAQSRTDTYLLDNQRGLTLHMRAKGNALLSYQCSGSAAETALLTAQGTTLHNELKAGTLSAFDFVLKVAAAGRLTVVETGDVWDKTGVVEQNWRPFERIHQALGPAFLSADDAARHVHEQLGDVRTHDCLGYVLERSDGKFFATQPVRSEQWLEGWGLPHAGGVSSKLIELPGYRYKGQYLTNSQTQARVKELNPSWSEDEINLYVSMPSIGAIAGITSQTAVPALYHSGVGGSLVKYVCSRSQEELNFKNLLAAALAGDHTIGKQLDGYDGSTEQLVKKLVRTGELSVIVSNPAWRGSRGKVPTAWVAYEPFESASPVAPALSWVFQDAETAAQFAHDQMLAKPTVRQVAFILKNSQAEEYVVTAPAVIDAANSALPLFSPLHAFAVDDAGKLKFPEGYALQSICYLSLPDASSAREEKWVYECFVSPTDFALAVGTSRVGKPSGFALYLSTRDRAQLKYVFSQSAQENQLYAVNPHGIVTDNGDQADLVSGTLTPSAFVKRVAAAGEMSVIQTGRLWDVAGSVDQNWQPFALHPKPVLSPSFLTADDAARYAHERIGSQRDYEFSGYILQRQDQRFVVTEPLDNFKFGRFTPGAIYPADASGKAILPERHVLHGVYASCLAFSMYDPDKMQRYSWTRQQACIDAQMFTDVDIHSIVQNRHSVSLAYLSTAEDSLIAYDCSGSTTESALLKQVAPGPQGSLLAQDLASGALAPEDVVKQLADAGGLRVIVASDLWGAPGMVPEYWKAFPSAKDRVVPEQVAFGAIFASMDAAAKDAHERVRRYGPDQTCFGFILKHKSNEEYIVSETVAASERQELFSLASLFRIHETGGFEYPQDFDLNGLFHARQWKPKGLGSTEAWLAQHFISSSDLYKAFFEARRRKPRDATAGLQVYISTLDKALLKYQTPDSTTLFDARILPSGAAEDVHTQLASGQLLPKDFVTRVATLSWLTVVVPNEFWGEQGTARLTEDWEPYPQNIRRALSPAFICEADAVRYAYRLLGHRRDNIYGGLILRRNDGLFVATEPMAVPTENFDPAWILPDEHFSKGLRAPGCSIVGRYRSRALTEYPFQLAGLEKIVYRNLLSTEVLSTALASAQLWNHEYLFGPDGSLISFTLLDEDRDLLTTSLKNELTARVTLLENQLAPSSDSPHDPWSNLIERRIRNGVAIPTQFVTQLVKAAAVHVLESSNLWGPVQKLHAGWQPLTSGYSSPETARFALVDRTLSPTFEHMDDAVHYAHERAGRREQMSYGLILKSSRRGHFVTSLPVVADELKFAFDRVFPNGVLPTGYTVQGLYVCAPARQPDELPSNDVYYSFVPPSVLATALAAVSIPGQALRFQTLYLSCADGALLKYEAVRLDSDLQFGSGLRAYVKTLQEDGDPAQYIRKVIAAGYLTVLVSSPVWASTGRGIFNWQPRQISSYVSDSERLPLGPLCLHPDDAARQVWRQRRVYHGKAYLGAILRNEATHTFVAVQPLSDTDSSVMLGEAYRRLFSGVMNSNLPASNKYPAGYEVMGVQQIYKLDDTPHNFSSHYEKALYRNFIAHGEIRAVIDMLRVDNVPDARYYLTPRNGALLSYAPGYSANEGQVLLNDWQDVENGVTRSKLQEVLGTLAKRGKFYVLEPDKFWQPRGQLATKEIRELSRRGDSNPS; encoded by the coding sequence ATGACGATTGATGATCATGGAATGTGTGTTTTCTCAGGTACCACGCCTGAGGTAACGACATCGAGATCTTCTACATTCACGGACGATTACGTTATGGAAAACTCGTTAGCTCGCGTCAAACGTACAGCCAATGTCACCGTAAAACTACCCGCACTCAGCCCGCCTTTCATCAGTGCGGACGATGCGGCGCGGTTTGCGCATGAGGCCATTGGCAACAAAAGGGAGCGGGAGTATGGCGGCGCCATTCTTCGGCATGAAGACGGTCGGTTCTTTGCGACCCTGCCTATCCCCGGCGATACCGTATTGTTTGATCATCAAACGATGATGTCGACGGATGCGCAAGGCAACTTCGTCCACCCCGCCGGGTTCAAGTGCTATGCCTTTTATCATTCACATCCAGCTCATGCTGCCAAGGTAAAAGAGGCCAATCCGTCGTTCTCCGATGACTTTGTTGCCGTGGTCATGAGTTTCTATTCGGAAGCTGACAAGTACTTCATCATCCATCACAGGGCTTTTGCTCCGGCTCATTATTTATCGGGGGCTGAGAACTGCCTGCTTAAATACGTGACCAGCGGATCCGCTGCGGAAGATCAGGTGGCGAAAACCATCAGGGAGGGACGTGCCCCCGATTCATTCGCGAATTTTGAAGGGCCGATTCACGAGTTGGCACAGGCGGGAACCCTGAGCGTTGTAGTCCCCAACACCGTATGGGGCGGACGCGGAGGCCAGATTCACCCGCAATGGACCTTGAACACGCCTGTGGCGACCTCCAGGACGCCCACGGAACAACCTTTCTGCACACAAGTGTTCGATCAGTCGGCCAAGGCCGTCGACGCGGTACTGGGCTTTGGCGGTACTCAACCCGATGACGGCTGCATGGGGTTCATCCTCAAGGCGGTAGGCAAGGATGAATATGTCGCCACCCAACCGCTGAGCGCCCTTACACCACTGTTTTCGCCGATCGAGCTATTCCCCCAGCGTGCCAATGGCGGGCCGAAGCTGCCTTCCAACTTCCGGCTCGACGGCATCTACTACCGGTCTCGACCGGTTGCGGCGCAACGGCCTCCCAGGCAAGCCTGGCTGTATGACAACTTCTTTTCCCCGCAGGAGCTCGCGACGGCGATCGCTCAGTCGCGTACCGACACCTATCTGCTGGATAACCAGCGCGGGTTGACCCTGCATATGCGGGCCAAGGGCAACGCACTGTTGAGTTACCAATGCTCTGGGTCCGCTGCCGAAACAGCACTGCTGACCGCGCAGGGCACGACCTTGCACAACGAACTGAAGGCTGGAACCTTGAGCGCTTTCGACTTTGTCCTCAAGGTGGCTGCTGCCGGCAGGTTGACCGTCGTGGAAACTGGCGACGTGTGGGATAAAACGGGGGTTGTGGAGCAGAACTGGCGGCCTTTCGAGCGTATTCACCAAGCGCTGGGTCCGGCCTTTCTATCGGCCGACGATGCTGCTCGTCATGTCCACGAACAGTTGGGTGATGTGCGTACCCATGACTGTCTGGGTTATGTGCTTGAGCGTTCGGACGGCAAGTTTTTTGCCACCCAGCCGGTGCGATCGGAACAATGGCTTGAGGGTTGGGGGCTCCCCCATGCAGGGGGTGTATCCAGCAAACTGATTGAACTACCCGGTTATCGATACAAGGGGCAATACCTTACCAATTCTCAGACCCAGGCGCGGGTCAAAGAGCTGAACCCTTCCTGGTCGGAGGATGAGATCAACTTGTATGTGAGCATGCCGTCGATTGGCGCCATAGCCGGCATCACTTCACAGACCGCCGTACCCGCGCTCTATCATTCAGGTGTTGGCGGCTCGTTGGTCAAATATGTGTGCAGTCGCTCCCAGGAAGAACTCAACTTCAAGAACCTTTTGGCTGCCGCGTTGGCGGGTGACCATACCATCGGTAAACAGCTCGACGGGTATGATGGGTCGACAGAGCAACTGGTTAAAAAACTGGTGCGCACCGGCGAGCTCAGCGTCATCGTTTCGAATCCGGCCTGGAGAGGCTCGCGCGGAAAAGTGCCCACGGCGTGGGTCGCCTATGAGCCTTTTGAATCCGCGTCACCTGTCGCCCCCGCGCTCAGCTGGGTTTTCCAGGATGCGGAAACGGCCGCGCAATTTGCCCATGACCAGATGTTGGCAAAACCCACGGTCAGACAAGTCGCTTTCATCCTCAAGAACTCCCAGGCCGAAGAATACGTGGTCACCGCTCCGGCCGTCATCGATGCGGCCAATAGTGCGTTGCCATTGTTTTCGCCGCTGCATGCCTTCGCTGTCGATGATGCCGGGAAGTTAAAATTCCCCGAGGGCTATGCCCTGCAGAGTATTTGCTACCTGTCGTTGCCTGACGCCAGTTCGGCACGTGAAGAAAAGTGGGTTTACGAATGTTTTGTTTCTCCCACGGATTTCGCATTGGCAGTCGGCACCTCCCGAGTCGGGAAACCAAGTGGGTTTGCGCTCTACCTAAGCACCCGCGATCGCGCGCAATTGAAGTACGTGTTCTCCCAATCCGCACAGGAGAACCAGCTGTATGCGGTCAATCCCCATGGAATCGTCACGGACAACGGTGATCAAGCCGATTTGGTCTCGGGAACACTGACGCCTTCGGCGTTCGTAAAGCGGGTGGCAGCAGCGGGCGAGATGTCGGTGATTCAGACGGGCAGGCTATGGGATGTAGCGGGCTCTGTGGATCAGAACTGGCAGCCTTTTGCGCTGCATCCGAAACCCGTCTTGAGCCCGTCATTTCTCACGGCGGACGATGCGGCTCGTTATGCGCACGAACGTATCGGCAGTCAGCGCGACTACGAGTTCAGTGGCTATATCCTGCAACGTCAGGATCAGCGGTTTGTTGTGACCGAGCCGCTCGACAACTTCAAATTCGGTCGATTCACACCTGGCGCCATCTACCCTGCGGATGCTTCCGGGAAAGCGATACTGCCTGAGCGGCATGTTCTTCATGGCGTGTATGCCTCGTGCCTGGCTTTCTCGATGTATGACCCGGACAAAATGCAGCGCTATTCCTGGACTCGGCAGCAGGCGTGCATCGACGCGCAGATGTTCACTGATGTGGATATCCACAGCATTGTGCAGAACCGCCATAGTGTTTCATTGGCCTATCTATCCACGGCTGAAGATTCCCTGATCGCCTATGACTGCAGTGGTTCCACGACTGAAAGTGCGCTGCTCAAGCAAGTTGCACCCGGGCCGCAGGGCAGTCTGCTCGCACAGGATCTGGCGAGCGGTGCGCTGGCGCCTGAAGATGTCGTCAAGCAGCTGGCCGATGCGGGTGGCTTGCGGGTCATCGTTGCGAGTGACCTATGGGGCGCGCCGGGAATGGTTCCCGAATACTGGAAAGCCTTCCCCTCGGCCAAGGATCGTGTGGTGCCCGAGCAGGTGGCTTTTGGGGCGATATTTGCCAGCATGGACGCTGCCGCCAAGGATGCCCATGAGCGGGTACGGCGATACGGCCCGGACCAGACCTGTTTTGGATTTATCCTCAAGCATAAAAGTAATGAGGAGTACATCGTCAGCGAAACGGTGGCCGCCAGCGAAAGGCAGGAACTCTTTTCTCTCGCGAGCCTGTTCCGCATTCATGAAACCGGAGGCTTCGAGTATCCGCAGGATTTCGACCTGAACGGTCTTTTTCATGCGCGGCAGTGGAAGCCCAAGGGGCTCGGTTCGACCGAGGCCTGGTTGGCGCAGCACTTCATTTCTTCGAGCGACCTGTATAAGGCTTTCTTTGAAGCTCGACGCAGGAAGCCCAGGGACGCGACTGCAGGGTTGCAGGTTTACATCTCGACCCTGGACAAGGCGCTTCTGAAGTATCAGACACCTGATTCCACGACCCTGTTCGACGCCCGGATTCTGCCCTCGGGAGCGGCCGAGGATGTTCATACGCAGTTGGCCAGTGGTCAGTTGCTGCCAAAGGACTTTGTCACCCGGGTGGCCACCCTGAGCTGGCTGACCGTCGTGGTGCCCAACGAATTCTGGGGCGAGCAGGGTACCGCCAGGTTGACGGAGGATTGGGAGCCTTACCCACAGAACATCCGGCGAGCCCTGAGCCCGGCGTTCATCTGCGAAGCCGATGCCGTCCGGTACGCCTATCGATTGCTGGGCCATCGCCGCGACAACATTTACGGGGGACTGATTCTCCGGCGTAACGACGGCTTGTTCGTTGCAACCGAGCCTATGGCGGTGCCGACAGAGAACTTCGATCCCGCCTGGATTTTACCGGACGAGCATTTCAGCAAGGGCCTGCGAGCCCCTGGATGTTCAATCGTAGGCCGCTATCGCTCGCGCGCACTCACGGAGTACCCGTTCCAGTTAGCGGGTTTGGAAAAGATCGTTTATCGCAACCTGCTTTCTACCGAGGTGCTGTCAACGGCGCTCGCGTCGGCCCAGCTCTGGAACCATGAGTACCTGTTCGGCCCGGATGGTTCACTGATCAGTTTCACTTTGCTTGATGAGGACCGGGATCTGTTGACTACGTCGCTCAAGAACGAGTTGACAGCCCGCGTCACACTGCTGGAAAACCAACTCGCGCCCTCCAGCGATTCCCCCCATGATCCTTGGAGCAACTTGATCGAACGGCGAATTCGCAATGGCGTTGCCATCCCCACTCAGTTCGTCACTCAGTTGGTCAAGGCCGCAGCAGTGCATGTACTGGAGAGTTCCAACCTCTGGGGCCCCGTCCAGAAACTGCATGCCGGCTGGCAGCCGCTGACGTCTGGATACTCCAGCCCCGAGACTGCTCGCTTTGCCTTGGTTGATCGGACATTGAGCCCGACGTTCGAACATATGGATGATGCCGTGCATTACGCCCATGAGCGTGCGGGCAGGCGTGAACAAATGTCCTATGGCTTGATTCTGAAGTCGTCGCGACGCGGCCATTTCGTGACAAGTTTGCCGGTCGTGGCAGATGAACTGAAGTTTGCGTTCGACCGGGTATTTCCCAATGGAGTGCTGCCCACCGGGTATACGGTGCAGGGGCTCTACGTGTGCGCGCCGGCGCGACAGCCGGATGAGCTGCCGAGTAACGATGTGTACTACAGTTTTGTTCCGCCATCGGTACTCGCGACAGCCTTGGCGGCAGTGAGTATTCCAGGGCAGGCACTCAGGTTCCAGACGCTTTACCTGTCTTGCGCCGATGGCGCCTTGCTCAAATACGAGGCCGTGCGGCTGGACAGCGATCTGCAGTTTGGCAGCGGGTTGAGGGCCTATGTGAAAACCCTGCAAGAGGATGGGGACCCGGCGCAATACATCCGCAAAGTCATAGCGGCCGGTTATCTCACTGTGTTGGTCAGCAGCCCGGTATGGGCCTCCACGGGGCGTGGGATTTTCAACTGGCAGCCCCGGCAAATATCATCGTACGTATCCGATAGTGAACGATTGCCACTGGGGCCCCTGTGCTTGCACCCGGACGATGCTGCGCGCCAGGTGTGGCGCCAGAGAAGGGTTTATCACGGCAAAGCCTATCTGGGGGCGATTCTGAGGAACGAAGCCACCCACACTTTTGTGGCCGTTCAGCCGTTGAGCGATACCGACTCCAGCGTGATGCTCGGTGAGGCTTATCGCCGTCTCTTTTCCGGGGTCATGAATAGCAACCTTCCAGCCTCCAACAAGTATCCCGCCGGATACGAGGTCATGGGGGTGCAGCAGATCTACAAACTGGACGACACCCCACATAACTTCAGCAGTCATTATGAAAAGGCGCTTTACCGCAATTTCATTGCGCATGGTGAGATTCGCGCAGTCATCGACATGTTGAGAGTGGATAACGTCCCTGATGCCCGCTACTACTTGACCCCTCGAAACGGCGCCTTGCTTTCGTATGCACCCGGTTATTCCGCGAACGAAGGCCAGGTCCTGCTCAACGATTGGCAAGACGTGGAAAACGGTGTCACCCGTTCCAAACTCCAGGAAGTTCTCGGGACTCTGGCAAAACGGGGCAAGTTCTACGTTCTGGAGCCTGATAAATTCTGGCAACCGCGTGGCCAACTCGCCACGAAAGAGATTCGCGAATTAAGCAGGAGAGGAGACTCTAATCCTTCCTGA
- a CDS encoding aminotransferase-like domain-containing protein has protein sequence MNTLPLYRQLANHYLDAIRSGTLKTGERFPSIRLMMEKHAVSLSTAVQVCRELEGQGVLEARPRSGNYIRQPDTPPRPIPLAVPDAGAYAGIHQQVSSVLKASQRATIKVNFASPYCAPQLYPLKILQDHMTKALRQDPQLLGRTGPTCGNLALRNILARRALTCKTHLSAEQIVITNGASEALNLALRAVTQPGDTVAVESPTFHGLLQILESLSLRVREVPATAHCGINLFALEQILRGPERIHALIVMPNLQNPLGSIMPDSHKARLVQLCAEHDTVLIEDDTYGDLVDTEQPLSTLKHWDRSDNLIYCASLNKTLAPGVRLGWISAGRWHDRVEMLKHSQSRGCETLSQLAVSAFMKTPSYERYLRRLRKTLMQQRQQISRAILEHFPQGTRITEPQGGTLLWVELPPGYSSMGLFHEALKRGIQILPGDIFSNTAGFAHCLRIGCGTPFSPQIEQALATLGQLLEQP, from the coding sequence ATGAACACACTTCCCCTGTACCGTCAGTTAGCCAACCACTACCTCGACGCGATCCGCAGCGGCACCTTGAAAACCGGCGAACGCTTTCCCTCCATCCGCCTGATGATGGAGAAGCACGCCGTCAGCCTGTCGACCGCCGTGCAGGTGTGCCGGGAGCTGGAGGGCCAGGGTGTGCTGGAGGCGCGCCCGCGCTCGGGCAACTACATCCGCCAGCCCGATACCCCGCCCCGCCCCATTCCCCTGGCGGTGCCGGATGCCGGTGCGTATGCGGGCATTCACCAACAGGTGTCGTCGGTGCTCAAGGCCAGCCAGCGCGCGACCATCAAGGTCAATTTCGCCAGCCCCTACTGCGCGCCGCAACTCTACCCGCTGAAAATCCTCCAGGACCACATGACCAAGGCGTTGCGCCAGGACCCGCAGTTGCTGGGGAGGACCGGACCAACCTGCGGCAACCTGGCCCTGCGCAACATCCTCGCCCGCCGGGCCTTGACCTGCAAAACCCACCTGAGTGCAGAGCAGATCGTGATCACCAACGGCGCATCAGAGGCCCTGAACCTGGCCCTGCGCGCCGTCACCCAACCGGGCGATACGGTCGCCGTCGAGTCGCCGACCTTCCACGGCCTGTTGCAGATTCTCGAAAGCCTGAGCCTGCGCGTGCGGGAGGTGCCGGCGACGGCGCACTGCGGGATCAATCTGTTTGCCCTGGAGCAGATACTGCGCGGCCCCGAGCGGATCCACGCCTTGATCGTCATGCCCAATCTGCAAAACCCGCTGGGCAGCATCATGCCCGACTCGCACAAGGCACGACTGGTGCAGCTGTGCGCCGAGCACGACACGGTGCTGATCGAAGACGACACCTATGGCGACCTGGTGGACACCGAGCAACCCCTGTCCACGCTCAAACACTGGGACCGCAGCGACAACCTGATTTACTGCGCCTCCCTGAACAAAACCCTCGCCCCCGGCGTGCGCCTGGGCTGGATCAGCGCTGGCCGGTGGCACGACCGCGTGGAGATGCTCAAGCACAGTCAATCGAGGGGGTGCGAGACGCTGTCGCAGTTGGCGGTCAGTGCCTTCATGAAGACCCCGTCCTACGAACGTTACCTGCGGCGGCTGAGGAAGACCCTGATGCAGCAGCGCCAGCAGATCAGCCGCGCCATCCTCGAGCATTTTCCCCAAGGCACTCGCATCACCGAGCCTCAGGGGGGCACGCTGTTATGGGTAGAGTTGCCACCCGGATATTCATCGATGGGTTTGTTCCACGAGGCGCTGAAGAGGGGTATTCAGATTTTGCCTGGGGATATCTTTTCCAATACCGCAGGGTTTGCGCATTGCCTGAGAATAGGCTGTGGCACGCCATTTTCACCGCAGATCGAGCAGGCGCTGGCAACTTTGGGTCAGTTACTCGAACAGCCCTGA
- a CDS encoding ABC transporter permease has protein sequence MNTHRTSLSTRLLAVVAMAFMLFPLLTVIPVSFTSKRFLSMPQGNWSLRHYEALVSNPDWFHAISQSLTIAFATSIIATLLAASFSLGIWYMRSKWATALIGLVLLPMAIPPVISALVLYFMETKLGRFAPGMGYDTLTGVVIAHVIMVVPYGVVTMLVALSQIDRRIELASRNLGASLMQTTFMVILPNLKLGLASTALLGFALSWEEVAVTLFITSVNVDTLPKRIWSGLRDNVDPSVAAISVLLISLTLLVLIGRLVVQHLADKRAQKLQQS, from the coding sequence ATGAATACCCATCGTACAAGCCTGAGTACCCGCCTGCTGGCCGTGGTCGCCATGGCCTTCATGCTGTTCCCGCTGCTGACGGTCATCCCGGTGTCGTTCACCAGCAAGCGCTTCCTGTCGATGCCGCAGGGCAACTGGTCGTTGCGTCACTACGAAGCGTTGGTGAGCAACCCTGACTGGTTCCACGCCATCAGCCAGAGCCTGACCATCGCCTTCGCCACCAGCATTATCGCGACCTTGCTGGCGGCCAGCTTCAGCCTCGGCATCTGGTACATGCGCTCCAAATGGGCCACGGCGCTGATCGGCCTGGTGCTGTTACCGATGGCGATCCCGCCGGTGATTTCCGCGCTGGTGCTGTACTTCATGGAAACCAAGCTCGGCCGCTTCGCACCCGGCATGGGCTACGACACCCTGACCGGGGTGGTGATCGCCCACGTGATCATGGTCGTTCCATACGGTGTGGTGACCATGCTGGTTGCCCTCAGCCAGATCGACCGACGCATCGAACTGGCCTCGCGCAACCTCGGCGCCAGCCTGATGCAGACCACCTTCATGGTGATCCTGCCGAACCTCAAGTTGGGCCTGGCCTCCACCGCCCTGCTGGGTTTCGCCCTGTCGTGGGAAGAGGTGGCGGTGACGCTGTTCATCACCAGCGTCAACGTCGACACCTTGCCCAAGCGGATCTGGAGCGGGTTGCGCGATAACGTTGATCCGAGTGTGGCGGCGATTTCGGTGTTGTTGATCTCGCTGACCCTGTTGGTGCTGATTGGGCGGCTGGTGGTGCAGCATCTGGCGGACAAGCGGGCGCAGAAGCTGCAGCAATCCTGA
- a CDS encoding ABC transporter permease: MTTTLVSTLTAPKPRFSSPGLERGLLLFPLPVLLLVFYVLPFLGVVGWSFSLPTPGIEQYQRIATDPAIHEMLWRTLRLCLTVSGLALMIGYLLAYCWVFSPPFWQRVVEICIFIPFWISVLVRAFGWLIALRSNGVLNDSLLGMGLIDQPLQLSRNEIGVVIGMLHVMIPYAVFPLLSTMRQLDQRVLMASRGLGAGALRTFWQVLLPQTLPGILGAFIMVFVFCLGFFITPVLLGGGQTVMIAEYVFLQMFQTSNWGLGAALSVVLLALVSALIWVLLKMTRVNRLVG; the protein is encoded by the coding sequence ATGACGACGACCCTGGTTTCAACCCTCACCGCCCCCAAGCCGCGCTTCAGCTCGCCGGGCCTGGAGCGCGGCCTGCTGCTGTTTCCGCTGCCGGTGCTGTTGCTGGTCTTCTACGTGTTGCCGTTCCTCGGCGTGGTCGGCTGGAGCTTCTCGCTGCCAACACCGGGCATCGAGCAGTACCAGCGCATCGCCACGGACCCCGCGATTCACGAGATGCTCTGGCGCACCTTGCGCCTGTGCCTGACGGTCAGTGGCCTGGCCTTGATGATCGGTTACCTGCTGGCGTACTGCTGGGTGTTCAGCCCGCCGTTCTGGCAGCGGGTGGTGGAGATCTGCATCTTCATCCCGTTCTGGATTTCCGTGCTGGTGCGCGCCTTCGGCTGGCTGATCGCGCTACGCAGCAATGGCGTGCTCAACGACAGCCTGTTGGGCATGGGCCTGATCGATCAACCGCTGCAGCTGAGCCGCAATGAAATCGGCGTGGTCATCGGCATGCTCCACGTGATGATCCCGTACGCCGTGTTCCCGCTGCTGTCGACCATGCGCCAGCTCGATCAGCGCGTGCTCATGGCCTCGCGCGGCCTGGGTGCCGGCGCCTTGCGCACCTTCTGGCAAGTGCTGCTGCCGCAGACGCTGCCGGGCATCCTGGGTGCGTTCATCATGGTCTTCGTGTTCTGCCTGGGCTTCTTCATCACGCCGGTGCTGTTGGGTGGCGGGCAAACGGTGATGATCGCCGAGTACGTGTTCCTGCAGATGTTCCAGACCAGCAACTGGGGCCTGGGGGCGGCACTGAGCGTGGTGCTGCTGGCCCTGGTCAGCGCATTGATCTGGGTGCTGTTGAAAATGACCCGCGTGAACCGACTGGTAGGCTGA